The following coding sequences lie in one Yamadazyma tenuis chromosome 3, complete sequence genomic window:
- the COQ5 gene encoding 2-hexaprenyl-6-methoxy-1,4-benzoquinone methyltransferase (EggNog:ENOG503NVFH; BUSCO:EOG09264A8D; COG:H), with the protein MRLAASRIRPLTRAFVRFNSSSGGNPPRDSTTHFGYKTVEETEKEKLVGDVFSSVASSYDIMNDVMSFGIHRLWKSHFLNRLDAGMRPGSGRPLDFLDVAGGTGDIAFGLLEHAEKRFNDFQSTMTVADINPDMLKEGEKRYQDTKWAKEADPRVSFLVQNGETLDKIADNSKDVYTIAFGIRNFTNIQKGLEQAYRVLRPGGIFACLEFSQVENQLLDYVYQTYSFSLIPLAGQLIADDRESYQYLVESIRRFPKKEEFKGMIEKAGFYVPEKGYEDLTFGVATIHIGVKL; encoded by the coding sequence ATGAGGTTAGCTGCGCTGAGAATCAGGCCATTAACCCGTGCATTCGTAAGGTTTAACTCCAGCTCCGGAGGAAATCCACCTCGGGACCTGACCACACACTTTGGTTACAAAACAGTGGAGGAAACTGAAAAGGAAAAGCTTGTAGGAGATGTGTTTTCTTCCGTTGCTTCCAGTTACGATATCATGAACGATGTCATGTCTTTTGGGATTCACAGGTTATGGAAAAGCCACTTCTTGAACAGATTGGATGCTGGAATGAGACCTGGCAGTGGACGCCctcttgattttcttgatgttgCTGGGGGTACTGGTGATATTGCCTTTGGTTTGTTGGAGCACGCAGAAAAGAGATTCAACGATTTTCAATCCACCATGACGGTTGCGGACATTAACCCCGACATGTTGAAGGAAGGAGAAAAGAGATACCAAGATACCAAGTGGGCCAAAGAAGCAGATCCACGAGTTAGTTTTTTGgttcaaaatggtgaaaCTTTGGACAAAATTGCTGATAATTCCAAAGACGTTTATACCATTGCTTTTGGAATTAGAAATTTCACCAACATCCAAAAGGGCTTGGAACAAGCCTATCGGGTATTGAGACCTGGTGGTATCTTTGCTTGTCTTGAGTTTAGTCAAGTGGAAAACCAGTTGTTGGATTACGTTTACCAGACCTATTCGTTCTCGTTAATTCCATTGGCTGGGCAATTAATTGCTGATGATAGAGAATCGTATCAATATCTAGTGGAAAGTATCAGAAGATTTcccaagaaagaagagttcaaagGAATGATTGAAAAGGCTGGATTCTACGTTCCTGAAAAGGGATATGAAGACTTAACTTTCGGGGTCGCAACCATTCATATTGGAGTGAAATTGTAG
- the AIM14 gene encoding Ferric reductase like transmembrane component (COG:P,Q; EggNog:ENOG503P218): MSRLLQRHEGEHHKDSHGHGHNSSHYANIKWGYILLAGSLVYFAVFLAYERRRPKYSKPFKISTHIALWISATVGLCANLFPNIVENSSTLLKRFGRFSYVLTTVDLLLALRPNLLNYVYLVELHKWMSRYVIVLGIVHSVGFLVRWLVMGQLFKVLRLLNLLGVAIFLMFVVLLVLSIKVYRNKYYNTFYVIHNLTLVCYLGLINYHARPGVTWLTMLNLFLVTVQIVFKFNITRIASTSVKNFGSLTLVTFEKPINYPITTPGSHLVLQLSRNWRQWIFPAHPYTIINNNEYLNLVVTNINRFKFDVEHMYTISFPYSSSLSLMEFEGKNVLMVIGGSGISYAISILNFYKTVKINFRLVWVVRDKRDLALIKEFNLNCQVDLYVTGSVSSGDMASELGEQRDGLLHNIEMDEFEVAEDSETPEIMFARGRPQISDFQVPDLLIACGPDSLIYDAQAFATANNVNFLKEFYNY, from the coding sequence ATGTCTCGCCTACTACAAAGGCACGAAGGAGAACACCATAAGGATTCTCACGGCCATGGCCACAACAGTAGCCACTACGCCAACATCAAGTGGGGCTATATCCTTCTTGCGGGCTCTCTCGTGTATTTCGCGGTGTTCCTTGCTTACGAAAGAAGGCGACCCAAGTACTCCAAACCCTTCAAAATATCCACCCACATCGCTCTCTGGATCCTGGCGACCGTGGGGTTGTGTGCCAACTTGTTCCCCAACATCGTGGAAAACAGTAGCACACTTCTCAAGAGGTTCGGCCGCTTTTCGTACGTGTTGACTACGGTTGATTTACTTTTGGCGTTGCGACCCAACTTACTCAATTATGTGTACTTGGTGGAATTACACAAGTGGATGTCCCGGTACGTAATTGTGTTGGGAATCGTACACCTGGTGGGGTTCTTGGTCAGgtggttggtgatggggCAGTTGTTCAAGGTATTACGACTCCTTAACCTCTTGGGAGTGGCTATCTTCCTTATGTTTGTGGTGCTTTTGGTACTTTCGATCAAAGTGTACAGAAACAAATACTACAACACGTTTTATGTGATACATAACCTCACGCTCGTGTGCTACTTGGGGCTCATCAACTACCATGCCCGGCCTGGTGTCACTTGGTTGACgatgttgaacttgtttttAGTGACCGTGCAAATcgtgttcaagttcaacattACTCGAATTGCCTCCACCAGCGTGAAGAACTTTGGCAGCTTGACCCTTGTGACGTTTGAGAAACCGATCAATTACCCGATCACCACTCCAGGATCCCATTTGGTACTCCAGCTTCTGCGAAACTGGCGTCAGTGGATCTTCCCTGCTCATCCGTACActatcatcaacaacaacgaaTACTTAAATTTGGTGGtcaccaacatcaacagGTTTAAGTTCGACGTCGAACATATGTACACCATCAGCTTCCCGTACTCGTCTTCATTGAGTCTCATGGAGTTTGAGGGGAAAAATGTGCTTATGGTAATCGGAGGATCGGGAATCTCATATGCAATTTCgatcttgaacttctaCAAAACTGTCAAGATCAACTTCCGATTGGTGTGGGTGGTTAGGGATAAACGGGACTTGGCTTTGatcaaggagttcaacttgaattGTCAGGTAGACTTGTATGTCACTGGCCTGGTTTCTTCGGGGGATATGGCTTCGGAGTTGGGTGAACAAAGAGATGGTCTCTTGCATAATATCGAGATGGACGAATTCGAAGTAGCTGAGGACTCTGAAACACCAGAAATTATGTTTGCAAGAGGCAGGCCACAAATCTCCGATTTTCAAGTGCCGGATTTGCTTATTGCTTGTGGACCAGATTCGTTGATTTACGATGCACaagcttttgcaaccgcTAACAATGTGAACTTTTTAAAGGAATTTTACAATTATTAG
- a CDS encoding uncharacterized protein (EggNog:ENOG503P3PR; COG:S) gives MVYSKESSKWKAYQFSDPFATNSFLVCNKTNKIFCRPDCDSVAKTDLKSDIKFVDFYEDAIKSGYKPCKFCEPVTKPAIDVELLIKCVNNINREIGFMNPLIDEDEEYNNEKIKENILESKISNKEHIMKVLDHKDMVQSVNLSKNDSDHYRLVDLACRHLAHAAATNLFFPKKYADEDVSTVGGKKKRRRGGVLGFKELAAKSKLSAWHFHRVFKSVTGLTPKTYGDRCNEFLEKFKDSEYVNYSKFNQSITPVSQQTSLNNSTIDNHHIKRQKVSSMEPMADNYGYNYSHHSSSLPNMYQNEAPVDTMVDQYYNALAPTSAPVPSQFGQYQMPVQPQFDFQPQTVSDEVQTQTYPFSNRSSIPDLSMSSTSTSAAVGTANISPISLEMDEVQVPSIFKKDYKIDIPDITGDFGSMGNLGLMDSGAPMEPIEFLNQVSFDDNDFHEFLASV, from the exons ATGGTATACTCCAAAGAATCGAGCAAGTGGAAAGCGTACCAGTTCTCGGATCCCTTTGCCACCAACTCGTTTTTGGTGTGCAACAAAACAAATAAGATATTCTGCAGACCCGACTGTGATAGTGTGGCCAAGACCGATTTAAAATCGGAtatcaagtttgtggacttCTACGAAGATGCCATCAAGTCGGGATACAAGCCATGTAAGTTTTGTGAACCAGTCACCAAACCTGCCATTGACGTGGAGTTACTCATCAAGTGTGTTAACAACATCAACCGGGAAATTGGATTTATGAACCCCTtaattgatgaagatgaagaataCAATAatgaaaaaatcaaagagAACATTTTGGAGTCTAAAATCTCCAATAAAGAACATATCATGAAGGTGTTGGACCA TAAGGATATGGTACAAAGCGTGAATCTCTCCAAGAATGACAGCGATCACTATCGTCTCGTGGACTTGGCGTGCCGCCATTTAGCCCACGCAGCTGCCACGAATCTCTTTTTCCCCAAGAAGTACGCCGACGAGGATGTGAGTACGGTCGGtggtaagaagaagagaagaagaggagggGTATTGGGCTTTAAAGAATTGGCcgccaagtccaagttgtcGGCGTGGCACTTTCACCGGGTGTTCAAGTCAGTGACAGGCTTGACTCCTAAGACCTATGGAGACAGATGTAACgagtttttggagaagttcaaggaCTCGGAATACGTGAATtattccaagttcaaccagTCAATTACGCCGGTTTCACAACAAACATCACTAAACAACTCAACTATTGACAATCACCACATCAAGAGACAAAAGGTTTCACTGATGGAGCCTATGGCTGATAACTACGGATATAACTACAGCCATCACTCAAGCAGCCTCCCCAACATGTACCAGAACGAGGCTCCAGTCGACACGATGGTGGATCAGTACTATAACGCTCTTGCGCCAACTTCAGCACCCGTTCCATCGCAGTTTGGACAGTACCAAATGCCCGTGCAACCCCAATTTGACTTCCAGCCACAGACGGTGTCTGACGAAGTGCAAACGCAAACATACCCATTCTCCAACAGGCTGTCAATACCCGACTTGAGTATGAGTAGTACCAGCACATCTGCTGCTGTGGGGACTGCCAACATCTCGCCCATCAGCTTGGAGATGGATGAAGTTCAGGTACCTTctattttcaagaaggacTATAAGATTGATATACCTGACATAACCGGCGACTTTGGTTCGATGGGAAACTTGGGTCTCATGGATTCTGGAGCTCCTATGGAGCCCattgagtttttgaaccAGGTTAGTTTTGATGATAACGACTTTCATGAATTTTTAGCTTCTGTGTAA
- the SFL1 gene encoding Flocculation suppression protein (EggNog:ENOG503NY3V; COG:K) translates to MSKRSHSLPELTKSKHQTIFIHKLYDMLQDPQLHHLIWWTPANDSFLLVPSEQFSKALSQYFKHTNIASFIRQLNMYGFHKVNSGEDTPGDSQTLVWEFKHSHNQFRKGDVDSLRLIKRRSSKNNSKEVVLDQDEYYGPTASPSSWELPPSPGGGGGVGVGGPGVGVGVGGPGGVGVGLGGPGGPGGPGGPPVGTTSSAQQSYPQYHHLQHYAPHPNVSLDKYLELLNNFNHLKFDVANLLNKFDYFLNEYRFQQKNLVKLIEILQTNNLNDLNNFKHYLLSNLSNSGPYPTSEPSSNLVLPTPHIVSHKPSRSYSPLSKEERSDTKILDKIEKFEKNFQYPFPAIDPPTPRHSIDTPGANRATPQHQAERERERERDYRPAEHDRGHYSRTPSMSAGKGTVGAHNSNSATPVTGLGLGLSPSGPGSVLGPDSRKRSYQLPSISQLDESLKMRKINDS, encoded by the exons ATGTCTAAACGATCCCATAGTTTACCGGAGCTAACCAAGTCCAAGCATCAAACAATATTTATCCATAAGCTCTATGATATGCTTCAAGATCCacaacttcatcatctAATCTGGTGGACCCCCGCCAATGACTCGTTTTTACTCGTACCGTCCGAGCAGTTTCTGAAGGCTTTAAGTCAATATTTCAAGCACACCAACATCGCCAGTTTCATCCGCCAGCTCAACATGTACGGGTTTCACAAGGTCAATAGTGGTGAAGACACACCAGGCGACTCCCAGACGCTTGTATGGGAGTTTAAGCATTCACATAACCAGTTTCGCAAAGGCGACGTCGATTCATTGCGTTTGATTAAACGCCGACTGCTGAAGAACAATAGCAAGGAGGTGGTGCTCGACCAGGACGAGTACTACGGGCCGACTGCCTCTCCGAGTCTGTGGGAGCTCCCACCGTCGCCGGGTGGTGGgggtggagttggagtgGGGGGGCCTGGAGTTGGCGTTGGAGTGGGAGGTCCTGGTGGCGTTGGCGTCGGGTTAGGAGGTCCTGGAGGTCCCGGAGGCCCTGGAGGTCCACCTGTGGGCACCACATCCCTGGCACAACAGTCGTACCCTcagtaccaccacctccagcATTATGCGCCGCACCCTAACGTCTCCCTCGATAAATATCTCGAGctcctcaacaacttcaaccaccTCAAATTCGATGTGGCCAACCTCCTCAACAAGTTCGACTACTTTCTCAATGAATATCGATTTCAACAGAAGAATCTAGTCAAGCTCATCGAGATTTTGCAGACCAATAACTTAAACGATCTCAACAACTTTAAGCACTACCTTCTCCTGAACTTGAGTAACCTG GGGCCATATCCTACGTCCGAGCCATCACTGAATTTGGTGCTCCCCACCCCACACATTGTGTCACATAAGCCACTGCGGTCGTATTCGCCATTGCTGAAAGAAGAACGTCTGGACACGAAAATTCTCGATAAGATCGAGAAATTCGAGAAGAACTTTCAGTATCCATTTCCGGCCATTGACCCCCCCACCCCGCGCCATTCCATTGACACGCCTGGCGCTAACAGAGCCACGCCGCAGCATCAGGCCGAGCGCGAGCGGGAACGTGAACGCGATTACCGGCCCGCGGAACACGACAGGGGCCACTACCTGCGAACTCCTAGTATGAGTGCCGGGAAAGGGACAGTAGGTGCTCACAATTCCAATTCTGCCACCCCTGTCACCGGCTTGGGCTTGGGATTGTCTCCCTCTGGCCCGGGCTCGGTGTTAGGACCCGACTCCCGCAAAAGAAGCTACCAACTCCCTAGTATCAGTCAGCTCGACGAGCTGCTTAAGATGCgcaaaatcaatgattCGTAG
- the SOK1 gene encoding Protein SOSEKI 1 (COG:T; EggNog:ENOG503NYUP): MNQYNNDKSSDFFNPLFVDDEDTSNKFQSYLLKKKLKINQKNNFKKQRSRSLPIINYSSNPQSAAQHHHKKKSIVPPLPPINLSSLKEIDLNEILKNPQLRHDILFDPQLQFRPNLDGERGRRKRSIIDKYWLEILKECSQFFTPVASSTSAAVKLVRLPLLFQTLRDILISLLPIKNRSIIYEVFDLELIYQELQVRNFNFVKLSKFLHSFFKTHCAPMRDELVNLMYQKFEHSYENANLPALIEGLKLIFQILECMKLDIANHQVRLLRPILIETAVEFEKDYFNQLVLYNKINLNDSVSWFNYNLDKNIKAGKVSDARTEINLKTNLVLSVFDLLSCQKLVNEFPQTLSFDHTRLILLRADIRQIIVLKLCVILYQNLVSEKNLPKSLLSADNLSKIKQEILSIVTDSNGNVKWTKNIHMISLQLIKWLNLPNQSHDAELLDFSNNWLIKQIQPNSKVYQLMEVNYFNSLLATSKKNLNGGEVNDNIASRLLILINFNWNVFGDYYRNSV; this comes from the coding sequence ATGAACCAATATAACAACGATAAATCATCGGATTTCTTTAATCCGTTGTtcgttgatgatgaggatACATCCAACAAGTTTCAATCGTACCTTCTtaagaagaagctcaaaatcaaccaaaagaacaacttcaaaaagcaGCGCTCTCGCTCCCTCCCCATCATAAACTATTCCAGTAACCCTCAACTGGCCGCCCAGCATCATcataagaagaagagcatCGTCCCTCCGTTACCGCCCATAAACTTATCGTCGTTAAAGGAGATCGATTTAAATGAAATTCTCAAGAACCCCCAGCTTCGTCACGATATTCTTTTTGACCCCCAACTTCAGTTCAGACCAAACCTTGACGGTGAGCGTGGTAGAAGAAAGAGACTGATCATCGACAAATACTGgttggagattttgaaggagtGCTCCCAATTTTTTACCCCCGTCGCCTCGTCTACGTCGGCTGCTGTTAAGCTTGTCCGTCTCCCGCTCCTTTTCCAAACCTTAAGAGACATTCTCATTTCTCTCCTTCCCATCAAAAACAGGCTGATCATTTACGAGGTGtttgatcttgaacttatcTACCAGGAGCTCCAGGTCcgcaacttcaactttgtcAAGCTTAGCAAGTTTCTCCACTCTTTTTTCAAAACTCATTGTGCGCCCATGCGGGAtgagttggtcaacttgatgtaCCAGAAGTTTGAACACAGCTACGAGAATGCAAACTTGCCGGCGTTGATCGAGGGCTTGAAGTTAATTTTCCAGATTTTGGAATGCATGAAGTTGGACATCGCCAACCATCAGGTTCGGTTGTTGAGGCCCATTTTAATCGAGACGGCTGTGGAATTTGAGAAGGACTACTTCAACCAGTTGGTACTCtacaacaagatcaacttgaatgaTTCTGTTAGTTGGTTCAACtacaacttggataagAACATCAAGGCGGGTAAGGTTTCGGACGCCAGAAccgaaatcaacttgaagacaaaTTTGGTTCTTTCGGTAtttgacttgttgagcTGCCAGAAACTCGTCAACGAGTTTCCTCAGACCTTGAGCTTTGATCATACTCggttgatcttgttgagaGCTGACATAAGACAAATCATcgtgttgaagttgtgtGTGATTTTATACCAAAATTTGGTGTCGGAAAAGAACTTACCCAAGAGTCTTTTAAGTGCTGACAACTTAAGCAAGATCAAACAGGAGATTTTGTCCATTGTCACTGATTCAAACGGCAATGTCAAATGGACAAAAAACATTCACATGATCAGTTTACAGTTGATTAAATGGTTGAACTTACCCAACCAACTGCACGATGCAGAGCTCTTGGATTTCTCAAACAACTGGTTGATCAAGCAGATTCAACCCAACTCAAAGGTCTATCAGTTGATGGAAGTTAACTacttcaactcgttgttgGCGACttcgaagaagaacttgaatggTGGGGAAGTTAATGATAATATTGCCAGCAGGCTATTGATTCTAATTAACTTTAATTGGAACGTTTTCGGGGATTACTACAGGAATTCGGTATGA
- the SAT4 gene encoding serine/threonine-protein kinase HAL4/sat4 (COG:D; EggNog:ENOG503NV7I): MTEKKKTITKLSKLFNLSQTNLSSSSLKDKDSHDLTSLSQMQIASATSVNSNFPPVNESEKETLPSISSKTSATRSHSPSVLDSSQLPPMVNMPDSLVAKLNFDAREKDKDKDSRPKSGSTSRVNSPPISRSNSVIAVNKPRFKLTETSHEHNLKSAKRQEKLTNMLKDLLGAKKLRNEAKSAVPNILGEHFPAQGANQPPTLFAGLVNQIKHSDETASASDASIDRSFAEKYGRCQEVIGKGAFGTVRISHKRVGDAEGEEALYAVKEFRRKPNESEKKFNRRLTSEFCISSSLKNINIIDTLDLLKDAKGDYVEVMEFCSGGDLYTLIIASGKLEYAEADCFFKQLIKGVNYMHDMGVSHRDLKPENLLLTPNGILKITDFGNSECFKMAWEQEVQLSEGICGSSPYIAPEEFTTNHFDSRCVDIWSCGVIYMAMRTGRQLWSVADPEKDEFFREYLVKRRNSTGYEPIENLKRARCRNVIYSILDPKPSRRITGKQILNSEWGREIKLCPAAKGELEVLTSPVGGNIPTVAE; encoded by the coding sequence ATGactgaaaagaagaaaacaatTACTAAGTTGAGCaagcttttcaacttgtcccAGACCAACTTATCACTGCTGAGTCTCAAAGATAAAGATTCTCATGATCTCACCAGCCTTTCTCAAATGCAAATAGCTTCGGCAACTTCTGTCAACAGCAACTTCCCACCAGTGAATGAATCAGAAAAGGAAACCCTTCCATCTATTTCCAGTAAAACTAGTGCCACTAGATCACATTCTCCTTCCGTGCTTGATAGTTCTCAGCTTCCCCCGATGGTCAATATGCCAGATTctttggttgcaaaattaaATTTCGACGCCCGAGAAAAGGACAAGGATAAGGATTCTAGACCAAAGAGTGGTAGCACATCCCGAGTCAACTCTCCACCCATATCACGATCTAATAGTGTTATCGCAGTGAACAAGCCTCGTTTCAAGCTTACAGAGACTTCTCATGAGCATAACCTTAAAAGTGCAAAGAGACAAGAAAAATTGACCAATATGTTAAAAGATTTGCTTGGAGCCAAAAAGTTGCGTAATGAAGCCAAGCTGGCGGTTCCTAACATTCTAGGTGAACACTTTCCTGCCCAAGGTGCTAACCAACCCCCTACGCTATTTGCTGGTCTTGTAAATCAAATAAAGCATTCGGATGAAACTGCCTCGGCCTCAGATGCTTCTATCGACCGGTCTTTTGCAGAAAAATATGGTCGCTGCCAAGAAGTAATAGGAAAAGGTGCGTTTGGAACCGTTAGAATCTCCCACAAACgtgttggtgatgctgaaggtgaagaagcGTTGTACGCTGTTAAGGAGTTTCGCCGTAAACCTAACGAGctggagaagaagttcaatcGGAGATTGACTTCGGAATTTTGcatttcatcatcattaaaGAATATTAACATCATTGATACGCtagacttgttgaaagatGCCAAGGGTGATTATGTTGAAGTAATGGAGTTCTGTAGTGGAGGAGACTTATATACCTTAATCATCGCCAGTGGCAAGTTAGAGTATGCCGAAGCTGattgtttcttcaagcaACTCATCAAGGGAGTTAATTACATGCACGATATGGGTGTTAGCCACCGAGATTTGAAGCCAGAAAACTTGTTATTAACTCCAAACGGTATCTTGAAAATTACTGATTTTGGTAACTCTGAATGTTTCAAGATGGCCTGGGAACAAGAGGTTCAGCTAAGCGAAGGCATTTGCGGGTCCTCGCCATACATAGCTCCAGAAGAGTTCACCACTAACCATTTCGATTCTCGATGTGTGGATATCTGGTCTTGTGGAGTCATTTACATGGCTATGAGAACCGGTAGACAGTTATGGTCTGTTGCAGACCCCGAAAAAGATGAGTTTTTCAGAGAATACTTGGTTAAACGGAGAAACTCAACCGGGTATGAACCCATCGAAAACCTCAAAAGAGCCCGGTGCCGGAATGTTATCTATTCGATTCTTGACCCTAAACCCAGCAGAAGAATCACTGGTAAACAGATTTTGAATAGTGAATGGGGAAGAGAAATTAAGTTGTGCCCTGCTGCCAAAGGTGAATTAGAAGTACTAACTTCTCCTGTTGGAGGTAACATCCCCACGGTGGCCGAATAG
- the CDC28 gene encoding Cyclin-dependent kinase catalytic subunit (EggNog:ENOG503NUNS; COG:T) → MVELSDYQRQEKVGEGTYGVVYKALDTKHNNRVVALKKIRLESEDEGVPSTAIREISLLKEMKDANIIRLYDIIHSDSHKLYLVCEFLDLDLKRYMESIPQGVGLGADMIKRFLNQLVKGIKHCHSHRVLHRDLKPQNLLIDKEGNLKVADFGLARAFGVPLRAYTHEVVTLWYRGPEILLGGKQYSTGVDMWSIGCIFAEMCNRKPLFPGDSEIDEIFRIFRILGTPNTEIWPEVQYLPDFKPTFPKWSRKNLKDYVPNLDDAGIDLLGQLLNYDPSGRISAKRALVHPYFQEDDEYSKSVNMG, encoded by the coding sequence ATGGTGGAATTATCAGATTACCAACGACAAGAAAAGGTCGGGGAAGGAACATATGGGGTGGTTTACAAGGCTCTCGACACCAAGCACAACAACCGGGTTGTGGCCCTCAAAAAAATCCGGCTTGAAAGTGAAGACGAAGGAGTTCCTTCAACTGCCATCAGAGAAATTTCtcttttgaaggaaatgaAGGATGCTAACATCATCAGATTGTATGATATAATACACAGCGATTCCCACAAATTGTACTTGGTGTGtgagttcttggacttggacttgaaacGGTACATGGAGTCCATTCCTCAAGGTGTTGGTTTGGGTGCTGATATGATTAAAAGATTTTTAAACCAGTTGGTCAAAGGAATCAAGCATTGTCACTCCCATAGAGTATTACACCGTGACTTGAAGCCCcagaacttgttgatcgATAAAGAaggaaacttgaaggttgCTGATTTTGGGTTGGCCAGGGCGTTTGGGGTTCCATTGAGGGCATATACCCACGAAGTGGTGACTTTATGGTACAGGGGCCCCGAGATCCTTTTGGGGGGCAAGCAATACTCTACGGGTGTTGACATGTGGAGTATTGGTTGTATATTTGCAGAGATGTGTAATCGGAAACCATTGTTTCCTGGAGACTCTGAGATTGATGAGATATTTAGAATCTTCAGGATTTTGGGAACTCCTAATACTGAAATATGGCCAGAGGTGCAGTACTTGCCAGACTTCAAGCCCACCTTCCCCAAATGGTCTCGTAAGAACTTAAAAGATTATGTTCCCAACTTGGACGATGCTGGTATTGATTTGTTGGGCCAATTGTTGAACTATGATCCCAGTGGTAGAATTAGTGCCAAGAGAGCCTTGGTGCATCCATATTTCCAGGAAGACGATGAGTACCTGAAGTCTGTAAATATGGGATAA
- a CDS encoding 17-beta-hydroxysteroid dehydrogenase (BUSCO:EOG0926310O; COG:Q; EggNog:ENOG503NV2T), translated as MLDLNILPTPVEYILYGCLFLGVAKATILVLSFGSLLFDLLLLPKASYKKYGSANNCWALVTGSSDGLGAEYARQLAAKGFNIVLASRTLSKLETIAEEIESKYKVSTKVVAVDVTKVDEAVTQIAAGIEGLDVSVLINNVGQSHSIPVPFAETELSEITNIININNVFTLRITQLLIPILAGTASKYKAHSLILTMGSFGGLLPTPYLATYSGSKAFLQNWSASLAAELKADKIDVEFVLSYLVTSAMSKIRRTSWMIPNPKSFVASALNSVGKRVGAQERFATTTPFWSHALMHFGIDQTVGVYSTIANSLNFDMHKSIRVRALKKAERARKEQ; from the coding sequence atgttggacttgaatattcttccaactccagTCGAATACATCTTGTACGGATGTTTGTTCCTTGGTGTGGCAAAGGCCACCATCCTCGTGTTGTCGTTTGGCCTgcttttgtttgatttgcTTCTCTTGCCCAAGGCCAGTTACAAAAAATACGGGTCGGCCAACAATTGTTGGGCACTTGTCACTGGATCCAGCGATGGTTTGGGTGCCGAATACGCCAGACAATTGGCTGCTAAGGGGTTCAACATAGTGTTGGCATCCAGAACATTGAGCAAGTTGGAGACAATTGCCGAAGAAATTGAGTCGAAATATAAGGTTAGCACCAAGGTGGTGGCTGTGGACGTCACTAAGGTTGACGAAGCTGTTACTCAAATTGCGGCCGGAATCGAGGGATTGGATGTCAGtgtgttgatcaacaacgTCGGTCAAAGTCATCTGATTCCTGTTCCATTTGCAGAAACCGAGTTGTCTGAAATCACtaacatcatcaacattaACAACGTCTTCACCTTGAGAATAACTCAATTGCTTATTCCAATTTTGGCGGGCACAGCATCCAAGTACAAGGCCCATTCGTTGATCCTCACTATGGGTTCATTTGGAGGTTTATTGCCTACACCATATTTGGCCACCTACTCTGGGTCTAAAGCATTTTTGCAAAACTGGTCTGCTTCGTTGGCGGCCGAATTGAAAGCCGACAAAATTGATGTGGAGTTCGTGTTAAGTTACTTGGTGACTTCAGCCATGTCTAAAATCAGAAGAACTTCATGGATGATCCCTaatccaaaatcttttGTTGCATCTGCCTTAAACAGTGTAGGAAAAAGAGTTGGTGCTCAGGAAAGATTTGCTACAACCACTCCATTCTGGTCTCATGCCTTGATGCACTTTGGAATCGACCAAACTGTTGGTGTCTACTCTACAATTGCAAACAGCTTGAACTTTGACATGCACAAGAGCATCAGAGTTAGAGCCTTAAAGAAGGCAGAGAGGGCCAGGAAGGAGCAATAG